A single window of Fervidicoccus fontis Kam940 DNA harbors:
- a CDS encoding V-type ATP synthase subunit I codes for MFIPNSVTGITLIVPKDYSDKLVTSLMLTEKFHPAELSIAYPGSYNNEILRYSQEIEGKVNKFSSILSDINIYGIRNGGEIKVSKWIETAKSISAEYDMLEKEIEPIISELKSSKSDREKIDAFLKEIEPLKDLDFDLNEEKKYGYLGFKVGYIDIEMIPSFLEKMRKFNCYIFVEKGEESNVAVILYKKEDEKEIEKILAESGFSEVVIPKDLPSNFHLAYEELKKKISEFDKKIEELEEKIKAKEVYLKDLYSRMYTVKEALRIYSQIKNTDYFSYVRGYIPAYEAEKIISFIKKALDNRILVIWEEITLKAVKEEKLPTEIKVNKLLKPFSMLVENYGYPLPHEIVPIYFMAITFPIIFGIMFPDLGHGLLVLLFGIYMIKASKGREGWYNTGLLAIYLGIAGMVTGILSGEFFGSLTNLSQLLWNGHPIIPSPFEEGSLSIYFLINISLKIGSILLISGTLFGLINSLMAREYFDAVAIKLPKFLAFSLALYPFLIYSPSVAGGLIKEAVFGGPGFEVMLIRFGVLASLFMLLLFEPLFYVSKKRVKAGISALTTSFIETFETGIMLIGNTASFLRILGLSVAHIGVMYAFTIMALLVWKGTIGAIAGITIYIFGNLLAAALEGIVVFAHTMRLHYYEWFTKFYSGTGIPFKPATPFARIVMI; via the coding sequence ATGTTTATTCCGAATAGCGTTACAGGCATTACGTTAATTGTTCCTAAAGATTACAGTGACAAGCTTGTAACATCTTTGATGCTTACAGAAAAGTTTCATCCTGCAGAGCTGTCTATAGCCTATCCAGGGTCATATAATAATGAAATTTTAAGATATTCGCAAGAAATCGAAGGTAAGGTAAATAAATTTTCAAGTATTTTAAGTGATATAAATATATATGGAATTCGAAATGGAGGAGAAATAAAAGTATCAAAATGGATAGAGACTGCTAAGAGTATCTCTGCAGAATATGATATGCTTGAGAAGGAAATCGAACCTATCATATCAGAGCTTAAAAGCTCAAAGAGTGATAGAGAAAAAATTGATGCGTTTTTAAAAGAGATTGAACCATTGAAAGATCTTGATTTTGACTTAAATGAAGAGAAAAAATATGGCTATTTGGGATTTAAAGTTGGTTATATAGATATCGAGATGATACCTTCATTTCTTGAAAAAATGAGAAAATTCAACTGTTATATATTTGTTGAAAAAGGAGAAGAGAGCAATGTTGCTGTAATTTTATACAAAAAAGAAGATGAAAAGGAGATAGAAAAAATACTTGCAGAATCAGGGTTTTCTGAAGTTGTAATACCAAAAGATCTTCCCTCAAATTTCCATCTTGCATATGAAGAGCTTAAGAAAAAGATAAGTGAGTTTGATAAGAAAATAGAAGAGTTAGAGGAGAAAATTAAGGCAAAAGAAGTATATCTAAAGGATTTGTATTCTAGAATGTATACAGTTAAAGAAGCATTGAGAATTTATTCACAGATCAAAAATACCGATTACTTTTCTTATGTTAGAGGCTACATTCCTGCTTACGAAGCAGAAAAAATCATTTCTTTTATAAAGAAAGCTCTTGACAATAGAATATTGGTAATATGGGAAGAAATTACACTTAAAGCTGTTAAAGAAGAAAAACTTCCCACAGAAATTAAGGTTAATAAATTGCTGAAACCTTTCAGTATGCTTGTAGAGAATTATGGGTATCCTTTGCCGCATGAAATTGTCCCCATATATTTTATGGCTATCACGTTTCCCATAATTTTCGGCATAATGTTTCCTGATCTAGGACACGGGCTACTCGTTTTGCTCTTTGGTATATATATGATAAAAGCATCGAAAGGGAGAGAAGGTTGGTACAATACAGGTCTCTTGGCAATATATTTAGGCATAGCAGGCATGGTGACCGGAATTTTATCAGGAGAATTTTTTGGAAGCCTGACTAATCTTTCACAGTTACTTTGGAACGGACATCCAATAATTCCGTCCCCATTTGAAGAAGGCTCGCTATCCATATACTTCCTCATAAATATCTCTCTTAAGATAGGCTCCATTCTACTAATTTCGGGCACACTATTTGGACTTATAAACTCTTTGATGGCAAGAGAATATTTTGATGCGGTAGCAATAAAATTGCCAAAATTTCTCGCATTCTCGCTAGCTTTGTATCCCTTCCTCATTTACTCTCCAAGCGTGGCAGGAGGATTGATAAAAGAAGCAGTCTTCGGAGGTCCAGGCTTTGAGGTAATGCTAATAAGATTCGGTGTTTTAGCCTCTCTTTTTATGCTTCTTTTGTTTGAGCCTTTATTTTATGTCTCAAAGAAACGAGTAAAGGCAGGGATCTCAGCATTGACGACATCGTTCATTGAAACTTTTGAAACGGGCATAATGCTCATAGGCAATACAGCGAGCTTTTTAAGAATTTTGGGTCTCAGCGTTGCACATATTGGAGTTATGTACGCATTTACTATTATGGCTCTTCTCGTCTGGAAGGGTACCATCGGCGCAATTGCAGGGATAACAATATATATTTTTGGGAACCTTCTTGCAGCTGCTTTGGAAGGAATCGTAGTGTTTGCTCACACAATGAGGTTGCACTATTACGAATGGTTCACTAAATTTTACAGTGGAACAGGAATACCGTTTAAACCTGCCACACCATTTGCAAGGATAGTAATGATTTAA
- a CDS encoding NERD domain-containing protein — MESIVNYLLKENKATISYLAEISLTNEFLVKKLIEDLRGINIEDGIVSVENRLELAISAIHKGISPYVVSRYLSWKDFEKELSEILEQYGYEVLRNYRIRKPSRAEIDIVAIKTGLALIVDCKHWSPRSASRGRIEFAANKQVERTKLLLENEEFLLLLGNKACIRRPCEVKLVPVLVTLVSKNYGLLNSVPVVPIKSFLNFLIEIDKLLELIIRISVKIE, encoded by the coding sequence TTGGAAAGCATTGTAAATTATCTTCTAAAAGAGAATAAGGCGACGATCTCTTATCTTGCGGAAATATCGTTAACAAACGAATTTCTAGTTAAAAAGCTAATAGAAGATCTAAGAGGGATCAATATAGAAGATGGCATTGTCAGTGTAGAAAATAGACTAGAACTTGCTATATCTGCGATACATAAAGGTATTTCACCTTATGTGGTTTCCAGATACTTATCTTGGAAAGACTTTGAAAAAGAGCTAAGTGAAATATTAGAACAATATGGGTATGAAGTCCTTAGAAACTACAGAATTAGAAAGCCTTCTCGGGCTGAAATCGACATAGTTGCAATTAAAACAGGTTTAGCTTTAATAGTTGACTGCAAGCATTGGTCCCCAAGATCTGCCTCAAGAGGAAGGATAGAATTTGCAGCAAATAAGCAAGTGGAAAGGACAAAGCTTTTGCTAGAAAATGAGGAATTCTTGTTATTGCTTGGCAATAAAGCATGCATAAGAAGGCCGTGTGAAGTTAAATTGGTTCCAGTTTTAGTTACTTTAGTTTCTAAAAACTATGGATTGCTAAACTCAGTCCCCGTCGTTCCTATTAAGAGCTTTTTGAACTTCCTCATAGAAATAGATAAATTGCTAGAACTGATAATTAGAATCAGTGTTAAAATTGAATAG
- the thyX gene encoding FAD-dependent thymidylate synthase, with amino-acid sequence MKVTLISYTKECEKLIAVAAKQTITQKEFSESWNEMKEDEKKEWLKETMSRGHTSPWEHCTYTFLIEDVSRVLTHQLVRHRLASYSQLSQRYKRIKEIENYYVIPKSILKKGDKALEKYINSIKKSFEEYQELINMGMPPEDARYVLPQAVKTKIVVTMNARELLNFFGLRMCMKAQWEIRALAWNIYYIVKSIHPDLWKFVGPRCLQLENMARMKPIELEELLKNDNINLIIEKCPEGVARENIKLCVRTALNDIREFLESANPNNGENKI; translated from the coding sequence ATGAAAGTTACGCTGATAAGCTATACTAAAGAATGCGAGAAGCTTATCGCCGTAGCTGCCAAGCAGACAATAACTCAAAAGGAATTCTCGGAAAGCTGGAATGAGATGAAGGAAGATGAGAAAAAAGAGTGGCTAAAGGAGACGATGTCAAGAGGACATACAAGCCCTTGGGAGCACTGCACATATACCTTTCTTATTGAAGACGTATCAAGAGTTCTTACGCATCAGCTTGTTAGACACAGGCTTGCGAGCTATAGTCAGCTAAGTCAAAGATATAAGAGAATTAAAGAAATTGAAAATTATTACGTGATACCAAAAAGCATTCTGAAGAAGGGAGACAAAGCTTTAGAGAAATATATAAATTCTATAAAGAAAAGCTTCGAAGAGTATCAAGAATTAATAAATATGGGAATGCCTCCAGAAGATGCGAGATATGTTCTACCGCAAGCAGTAAAAACAAAGATCGTAGTGACTATGAATGCAAGAGAGCTTCTTAATTTTTTTGGTTTGAGGATGTGTATGAAAGCACAGTGGGAAATTAGGGCACTAGCTTGGAACATTTATTACATAGTAAAAAGCATTCATCCAGATCTTTGGAAGTTCGTTGGACCAAGATGCCTTCAGCTGGAAAACATGGCAAGAATGAAACCTATAGAGCTTGAGGAGTTGCTTAAAAATGACAATATCAATTTAATTATAGAGAAATGTCCAGAAGGAGTTGCAAGAGAAAACATAAAGCTCTGCGTAAGAACGGCATTAAATGACATCAGAGAGTTTCTAGAGAGCGCAAATCCGAATAACGGAGAAAATAAAATATGA
- a CDS encoding CopG family ribbon-helix-helix protein yields MVVKFGVSFPYELYKELEEVSKELGINSRSKALQNAASEFVARNRWLLSKGSVAGAIIMLYNHETGRLEEKITDIQHEYMDVIVSALHVHVSKEECLLIIAIKGEVSRIKRLYQSLSGLHGVMQIQYSIVPYKK; encoded by the coding sequence TTGGTTGTAAAATTCGGTGTTTCATTTCCATATGAGTTATATAAAGAATTAGAGGAAGTTTCAAAAGAGCTGGGAATAAATTCTAGATCCAAGGCTTTGCAAAATGCTGCAAGCGAGTTTGTTGCGAGAAACAGGTGGTTACTCAGTAAAGGATCAGTAGCAGGAGCTATAATTATGCTTTATAACCATGAAACTGGTAGGTTGGAGGAAAAGATAACTGATATTCAGCACGAATATATGGATGTCATTGTTTCAGCTTTGCACGTTCATGTTAGTAAGGAAGAATGTTTGCTTATAATTGCTATAAAGGGTGAGGTCAGCAGAATAAAAAGACTGTATCAATCTCTAAGCGGGCTACATGGAGTGATGCAGATACAGTATTCCATCGTTCCATACAAGAAATAA
- a CDS encoding RecB-family nuclease → MVEIVVGLHDISSTYRLSDFFKTVQAYKKFINTFAISRVTGAAAQYGIAEISKALFKSNVNFLILQDIGDFLQFFQGYKIFQFTQAYGVEFKSLEQLGLKDNDRILLIFSGNDVGFGKNELLPNATYLKISGIEKELPPQVEFGIFMSMLAKNILIS, encoded by the coding sequence ATGGTAGAAATAGTAGTTGGATTGCACGATATTAGTAGCACATATAGGCTTTCGGATTTCTTTAAGACTGTGCAAGCGTATAAAAAATTCATAAATACTTTTGCGATTTCAAGGGTTACAGGAGCTGCAGCGCAGTATGGGATCGCTGAAATAAGCAAAGCGTTATTTAAAAGTAACGTCAATTTTTTAATTTTGCAAGATATCGGGGATTTTCTACAATTTTTTCAAGGATATAAAATATTTCAGTTTACTCAAGCTTATGGAGTTGAGTTTAAATCTTTAGAACAGCTTGGACTTAAGGATAATGATAGAATATTACTTATATTCTCTGGTAATGACGTAGGCTTCGGAAAAAATGAGCTTCTTCCAAATGCCACATATTTAAAAATATCTGGCATAGAAAAAGAGTTGCCGCCGCAGGTTGAGTTTGGAATCTTCATGAGTATGTTGGCAAAAAATATTTTAATTTCTTAA
- a CDS encoding preprotein translocase subunit Sec61beta, producing the protein MSSKSKEKKKKPSGLMSAAGLISFYEDTSAKITITPTTIIIISIAFIGIVVALRVLLP; encoded by the coding sequence ATGTCATCAAAATCTAAAGAAAAGAAGAAAAAACCAAGCGGGTTAATGTCTGCTGCTGGGCTAATAAGCTTTTATGAAGATACTAGTGCAAAAATTACAATAACCCCTACAACTATAATCATAATTTCAATAGCTTTTATAGGTATTGTTGTAGCCTTAAGGGTGCTCTTACCCTAA
- the fbp gene encoding fructose-1,6-bisphosphate aldolase/phosphatase, whose protein sequence is MSTGKKVTLSIIKADVGGLAGHHVVHPDLIATATRMLSEAKESGIIEDFYVTNVGDDLQLIMTHYRGVDSKDVHSLAWDTFKEATKVAQKLGLYGAGQDLLSDAFSGNVRGMGPGVAEMEFIERTSEPVVAFMADKTEPGAFNLPFYKIYADPFNTAGLVIDPKLHSGFKFEIWDLIEHKQYFLNAPEDSYDILALIGTTGRFTIKRVYRKDNNEIAAAVSSERLNLIAGKYVGKDDPVAIARAQSGFPALGEILEPFSFPHLVAGWMRGSHNGPLMPVSQKDARCTRFDGPPRIIALGFNIKDGKLIGPTDLFDDPAFDETRRTAQIIADYMRRHGPFMPHRLGPEEMEYTTLPQVLKKLEEKKI, encoded by the coding sequence ATGAGCACTGGTAAAAAAGTTACATTGAGCATTATAAAAGCAGATGTAGGCGGTCTTGCTGGACACCATGTAGTGCATCCCGACCTAATAGCAACAGCCACTAGAATGCTTTCAGAAGCAAAAGAGAGCGGAATAATAGAAGATTTCTATGTCACTAATGTTGGTGATGATCTGCAACTCATAATGACACACTACAGAGGCGTGGATAGCAAAGATGTTCACTCGTTAGCGTGGGATACTTTCAAAGAAGCGACAAAAGTTGCACAAAAGCTAGGTCTTTATGGAGCTGGTCAGGATTTGTTGAGTGATGCATTTTCCGGAAATGTAAGAGGCATGGGTCCAGGCGTAGCGGAAATGGAATTTATCGAAAGAACTAGTGAACCTGTCGTTGCTTTTATGGCAGATAAAACTGAACCTGGTGCATTTAACCTTCCATTTTACAAGATCTATGCTGATCCATTTAATACAGCTGGGCTTGTCATAGATCCTAAGTTACACAGTGGTTTCAAATTTGAAATTTGGGATCTAATTGAACATAAACAGTATTTCTTGAATGCTCCAGAAGATTCTTATGACATATTGGCGCTTATCGGAACAACCGGTAGATTTACTATAAAAAGAGTTTACAGAAAAGATAATAATGAGATTGCAGCTGCAGTAAGTAGCGAAAGACTTAACCTAATTGCAGGAAAATATGTAGGAAAGGACGACCCTGTTGCTATAGCGAGAGCTCAGTCGGGATTTCCAGCTTTAGGAGAAATACTAGAGCCATTTTCATTTCCACATCTAGTAGCCGGATGGATGAGAGGTAGCCATAATGGACCTTTAATGCCAGTCTCTCAAAAAGATGCCAGATGTACTAGATTTGATGGTCCTCCGAGAATAATAGCATTAGGCTTCAATATAAAAGATGGAAAGCTTATAGGTCCAACTGACCTATTTGATGATCCTGCGTTTGATGAAACCAGAAGAACAGCCCAGATAATAGCCGATTATATGAGAAGGCATGGACCTTTCATGCCACATAGATTAGGGCCAGAAGAAATGGAATATACCACTCTTCCTCAAGTTTTGAAAAAGTTAGAAGAAAAGAAAATCTAA
- the rtcA gene encoding RNA 3'-terminal phosphate cyclase translates to MNKIITIDGSLGEGGGQILRTSLALSAILGMPLKVINIRAKRENPGLQHQHITAVKVVSALSNAKTEGLYLGSKELLFYPNKLSGGNFEFDVGTAGSVMLVLQAILPILPFLETSTKIVLKGGTDVPGAPTFDYFKNVTLELLKRIGIDMKANIKRRGYYPKGGGIVDIFIESPKGRLKNIELVKRGELKKIKIFSVAHKLPSHIAKRQALSAQSFLEERLQGILYETEIEDDEKNHELASFSPGTSISIIAEAKESILGGDSLGKKGKPAEKVGEDAAKVLIEDISTQMALDRFMSDMIIPFLALAKGKSKVGGSRLTLHAITNILVIEKILNIKAKVLGKQEEPFIVEVDGIDPFSLYVK, encoded by the coding sequence TTGAATAAAATTATAACCATCGACGGTAGCCTGGGGGAAGGAGGAGGGCAAATTTTAAGAACTTCTTTGGCTCTTTCAGCTATACTCGGCATGCCATTGAAGGTAATAAACATAAGAGCAAAAAGGGAGAACCCGGGACTACAGCATCAACACATAACTGCAGTAAAAGTGGTCTCTGCCTTAAGTAATGCAAAAACTGAGGGTCTTTATCTAGGAAGTAAAGAGCTACTTTTTTACCCAAATAAGCTCTCTGGTGGGAATTTTGAATTTGATGTAGGAACTGCTGGAAGTGTAATGCTTGTACTTCAGGCAATTCTTCCTATTTTACCTTTCCTTGAAACCAGCACCAAAATTGTATTAAAAGGAGGAACAGATGTTCCTGGTGCTCCTACCTTTGATTACTTTAAAAACGTAACATTGGAGCTTTTAAAGCGTATTGGAATCGACATGAAGGCGAATATTAAAAGAAGGGGATATTACCCAAAGGGAGGAGGAATTGTTGATATATTTATAGAGAGCCCAAAAGGAAGGTTAAAAAACATAGAATTAGTAAAGCGGGGAGAATTGAAAAAAATAAAAATATTTAGTGTTGCTCACAAATTACCATCACATATAGCAAAAAGGCAGGCGTTATCTGCTCAAAGTTTTTTAGAAGAAAGACTTCAGGGTATCCTGTACGAGACAGAAATTGAAGACGATGAAAAGAATCATGAACTCGCATCATTTAGTCCTGGGACTTCTATTTCTATAATAGCTGAGGCAAAAGAAAGTATTCTCGGAGGAGACTCTCTTGGAAAGAAAGGAAAACCTGCGGAAAAGGTAGGAGAAGATGCCGCAAAAGTCTTAATTGAAGATATCTCTACTCAAATGGCGCTTGACAGATTTATGAGCGATATGATAATACCATTTTTAGCTTTAGCAAAAGGTAAAAGCAAAGTGGGCGGCTCTAGGCTGACGCTACACGCTATTACAAATATTCTTGTAATTGAAAAAATACTAAATATAAAAGCAAAAGTATTAGGCAAGCAAGAAGAACCTTTTATAGTTGAAGTTGATGGAATTGATCCTTTCAGTTTGTATGTTAAATGA
- a CDS encoding thiamine-phosphate kinase, which produces MRSDKLSSVGEIKAIERLLKQYKAFYRKDFCFPIDDDVQAFYNCKISIKIDGYCEKYSRYPWERWSNWGWRAITGTVSDLYAKGYTPFGVVYSLGLPKNFPLSKLEDISIGIKKAMREYDLSFLGGDLNVSYKYAWIDVAALGTHSTSYIFPRSGAKAGDLVFTTLVNGYGTSSLLFFAYKNRLWNKLPREFLNYTPRAVKEFPLVSKAIKVNSSIDSSDGLAKSLWILAKSSNVVIHIDNIPIHGKVISYLKNFNLNIEEFALYGGEEYEVIFTTSEKEDRVIRVCKSAGIECIKIGKVIEKSDKPKIIFNNREIKPEGWDQFLST; this is translated from the coding sequence ATGAGATCCGATAAGCTTTCAAGCGTTGGAGAAATAAAAGCTATAGAGCGACTTTTAAAGCAATACAAAGCATTTTATAGGAAGGATTTTTGCTTTCCTATAGACGATGACGTTCAAGCTTTCTATAACTGCAAGATCTCTATAAAAATTGACGGATATTGCGAGAAATATAGTAGGTACCCATGGGAAAGATGGAGCAATTGGGGGTGGAGAGCTATTACTGGAACTGTAAGCGATCTTTATGCAAAGGGATATACTCCTTTCGGAGTAGTTTACAGTTTAGGGCTTCCGAAAAACTTTCCCTTGAGCAAACTTGAAGATATATCAATTGGCATAAAAAAAGCTATGAGAGAATATGATTTGAGCTTTTTAGGAGGAGATCTTAATGTAAGTTACAAATATGCATGGATAGATGTAGCAGCTTTAGGGACGCATAGCACCTCTTATATATTTCCAAGATCTGGAGCAAAAGCGGGCGACCTCGTGTTCACTACTTTAGTAAATGGATATGGGACTTCTTCTTTGCTATTTTTTGCTTACAAAAACAGACTGTGGAACAAGCTTCCTAGAGAGTTTTTGAATTACACGCCGAGGGCGGTAAAGGAATTTCCATTAGTTTCTAAAGCAATTAAAGTGAATTCTTCTATAGATTCAAGCGATGGTTTAGCAAAGAGTTTATGGATTTTAGCAAAATCAAGCAATGTTGTAATTCATATTGACAATATTCCGATTCATGGAAAAGTGATCAGTTATCTTAAAAACTTCAACTTAAATATTGAAGAGTTTGCTCTTTATGGCGGAGAAGAGTACGAGGTAATTTTTACTACCAGTGAAAAAGAAGATAGAGTTATACGAGTTTGCAAGAGTGCTGGAATAGAATGTATAAAGATAGGAAAAGTAATAGAAAAGAGTGACAAACCGAAAATCATTTTTAACAATAGAGAAATAAAACCAGAGGGCTGGGATCAGTTTTTAAGCACTTAA
- a CDS encoding tRNA(Phe) 7-((3-amino-3-carboxypropyl)-4-demethylwyosine(37)-N(4))-methyltransferase has protein sequence MLVADVNVWKNKKTMFIKRIESDREIGYLDPGIDETLSLINKREKSYTTSSCSGRISIVDTDYLWKRNELPLIFKKHSEVSSEELISIFKKEPMNTFWLIVSGPILHVRTLDIEEALFILNAGREAGFKHSGIMSYSEDGYLVELISGTQFNFPIKNKNGYLINIEKIDYIAKLANSALVDGRRKLEKLNQFLKEKENEIR, from the coding sequence ATGCTTGTTGCAGATGTCAATGTTTGGAAAAATAAAAAAACGATGTTCATCAAAAGGATCGAAAGTGATAGAGAGATAGGATATTTAGATCCTGGGATAGATGAGACTCTATCCCTAATTAACAAAAGAGAGAAGAGCTATACTACAAGCTCCTGCTCAGGACGGATATCGATTGTTGATACAGATTATTTATGGAAAAGGAATGAGCTTCCTTTAATATTTAAAAAACATTCTGAGGTTAGCTCTGAAGAATTAATTTCAATATTTAAAAAAGAACCTATGAATACATTTTGGCTTATCGTAAGCGGTCCAATACTTCATGTGAGAACTTTAGACATTGAAGAAGCGCTTTTTATTTTAAATGCGGGTAGGGAGGCAGGATTTAAGCATTCAGGAATAATGAGCTATTCTGAAGATGGCTACCTTGTAGAACTTATAAGCGGAACTCAGTTTAATTTCCCAATAAAAAACAAAAATGGCTATTTGATAAACATAGAAAAAATAGATTATATAGCTAAGCTTGCAAATAGCGCTCTAGTTGATGGAAGGAGAAAGCTAGAGAAACTTAATCAGTTTTTAAAGGAGAAGGAAAATGAGATCCGATAA
- the psmB gene encoding archaeal proteasome endopeptidase complex subunit beta: MYFDRNVKNSEIYEKALHGTTTVGLIAKDAVILAADRRATAGTFIAHRKTRKILKITDKMALTTAGLVADAQVLADWLNTQMNYLTITKKQPVTVREAAHLLSLLLYRYKLFPFYVQLILGGYDTAPRLFSLDLYGSLVEEKYTSTGSGSPIAIGVLEDGYRENMSPEEARKLAVKAVQMALKRDSATGDGVDSVIITSEGIKEFSDPVQP; the protein is encoded by the coding sequence GTGTATTTTGACCGAAACGTTAAGAATTCTGAAATATATGAAAAAGCTCTTCATGGAACAACAACTGTGGGTCTAATAGCAAAGGATGCTGTTATACTTGCAGCTGATAGGAGAGCAACTGCGGGGACCTTCATTGCTCATAGAAAAACAAGAAAAATATTAAAAATTACCGATAAAATGGCGCTTACAACAGCGGGTTTAGTTGCTGATGCACAAGTTCTTGCTGACTGGCTTAACACACAAATGAATTATCTAACAATAACAAAGAAGCAACCTGTCACAGTAAGAGAGGCAGCCCATCTTCTTTCCCTCTTGCTATACAGATACAAACTATTTCCATTTTACGTTCAGCTTATACTAGGAGGATACGATACTGCTCCAAGACTATTCTCCTTAGATTTATATGGAAGCTTGGTTGAAGAGAAATATACCTCTACTGGAAGCGGATCTCCAATTGCAATAGGGGTGCTCGAAGATGGATATAGGGAAAATATGAGCCCTGAAGAGGCAAGGAAGCTTGCAGTCAAGGCTGTACAGATGGCATTAAAGAGAGATTCTGCAACCGGAGATGGAGTTGATAGTGTTATAATTACTAGTGAAGGGATAAAGGAGTTCAGTGATCCTGTACAACCCTGA
- a CDS encoding acyl-CoA carboxylase subunit beta: MEELREEFKKLIELRNKISKGDSEYIKKQHEKGKLTARERIDLLVDPGSFVEIGAFVTHRATGFGLETKKQLGDGVITGYGKINGRTVFIASQDFTFMGGSLGEAHAEKIVRVLDLAIKSGSPMIFLNDSGGARIQEGVDSLKGYGDIFYLNVKASGFIPQIAAILGPAAGGAVYSPALMDFIIMSRKNSYMFVTGPKVVKAAIGEEVDEYSLGGAEIHEQKSGVASLVGETEEEALNLIKKLLSYLPSNNREDPPYVKSEDPVERADKELDSIIPTDPNAPYDVKEVITRVLDKDTFFEIQPNWAQNAVIGFGRIGGRVVGIIANQPMYLAGSLDIDSSDKISRFIRFLDAFNISIITFVDVPGFLPGTVQEYGGVIRHGAKVIYAYSEATSPKITVIMRKAYGGAYIAMGSKHLGADYVLAYPFAEIAVMGPRGAVEILYGKELASLKDMSEKQEFLNRVAKEYRENITNPYVAASRGYIDDVIFPSETRTYLARALEAFASKKKEERQINKKHGIMPV, encoded by the coding sequence ATGGAAGAACTGAGAGAAGAATTTAAAAAACTTATCGAATTGAGGAATAAAATTTCTAAAGGTGATAGTGAGTACATAAAAAAGCAACATGAAAAAGGTAAGCTAACAGCAAGGGAAAGAATAGATCTCCTAGTTGATCCCGGTTCCTTTGTGGAAATTGGGGCATTTGTGACCCATAGAGCAACGGGATTCGGACTTGAGACAAAAAAACAGCTTGGAGATGGCGTTATAACTGGTTATGGCAAAATTAACGGAAGGACTGTGTTTATTGCTTCACAAGATTTTACTTTTATGGGAGGGAGTCTTGGAGAAGCGCATGCAGAAAAAATTGTAAGAGTGCTAGATTTAGCAATAAAATCTGGTTCACCAATGATTTTTTTGAATGACAGTGGAGGGGCTAGAATCCAGGAAGGAGTAGATAGTCTTAAAGGATATGGAGATATATTTTACTTAAATGTGAAGGCGTCTGGATTTATTCCTCAAATTGCAGCTATATTGGGACCAGCAGCGGGAGGAGCTGTATATAGTCCTGCTCTAATGGATTTTATAATAATGAGTAGAAAGAACAGCTATATGTTTGTAACAGGACCAAAGGTTGTTAAAGCCGCAATAGGAGAAGAAGTAGACGAATATAGTTTGGGAGGGGCAGAAATTCATGAACAGAAAAGCGGAGTTGCAAGCTTAGTAGGCGAAACGGAAGAGGAGGCTTTAAATTTAATAAAGAAGCTTTTAAGCTATCTACCAAGCAATAATAGAGAGGATCCGCCTTATGTGAAAAGTGAGGATCCTGTGGAAAGAGCAGATAAAGAGCTTGACTCTATAATACCAACAGATCCAAACGCTCCATATGATGTTAAGGAAGTAATTACTAGAGTTCTAGATAAGGACACTTTCTTTGAGATACAGCCTAATTGGGCGCAGAATGCAGTCATAGGATTTGGAAGGATCGGAGGAAGAGTTGTCGGAATAATTGCTAATCAACCAATGTACTTGGCAGGGTCTTTGGATATAGACTCTTCAGATAAAATTTCAAGGTTCATAAGATTTCTCGATGCCTTCAACATATCTATAATAACATTTGTAGATGTGCCTGGCTTCTTGCCAGGAACTGTTCAGGAGTATGGCGGGGTTATAAGGCATGGCGCTAAAGTAATATATGCTTATAGTGAAGCGACTTCACCGAAAATTACTGTAATAATGAGGAAAGCATATGGAGGTGCCTATATTGCTATGGGAAGCAAACACCTTGGCGCTGATTATGTTCTAGCATATCCGTTTGCTGAAATTGCTGTTATGGGTCCAAGGGGAGCCGTTGAAATTCTTTACGGAAAAGAATTGGCATCTTTAAAGGATATGTCAGAAAAACAGGAATTTTTAAATAGAGTAGCCAAAGAATATAGAGAGAACATTACCAACCCTTATGTTGCCGCATCTAGAGGTTATATTGACGATGTAATTTTCCCAAGTGAAACGAGGACTTATCTAGCGAGGGCGCTTGAAGCATTTGCGTCAAAAAAGAAGGAAGAAAGGCAAATTAATAAAAAACACGGAATAATGCCAGTTTGA